A single region of the Zootoca vivipara chromosome 2, rZooViv1.1, whole genome shotgun sequence genome encodes:
- the WNT5A gene encoding protein Wnt-5a, translating into MEKSMGTLVQGGALWTEAMTSKYLFLSLAIFSSLVQVVIEASSWWSLGMNHMNPMNPVQMPEVYIIGAQPLCSQLAGLSQGQKKLCHLYQDHMQYIGEGAKTGIKECQYQFRHRRWNCSTVDNNSVFGRVMQIGSRETAFTYAVSAAGVVNAMSRACREGELSSCGCSRAARPKDLPRDWLWGGCGDNIDYGYRFAKEFVDARERERIYQRGTYESARILMNLHNNEAGRRTVYSLADVACKCHGVSGSCSLKTCWLQLADFRKVGDALKEKYDSAAAMKLNLRGKLVQVNSRFNPPTIHDLVYIDPSPDYCVRNESTGSLGTQGRLCNKTSEGMDGCELMCCGRGYDQFKTVQTERCHCKFHWCCYVKCKKCTEIVDQFVCK; encoded by the exons AAGTCCATGGGAACCTTAGTCCAAGGTGGAGCTCTGTGGACAGAGGCAATGACTTCTAAGTACCTCTTTCTGAGTCTGGCCATCTTCTCTTCACTTGTCCAAGTTGTGATAGAAGCCAGCTCTTGGTG GTCTCTGGGTATGAACCACATGAACCCCATGAACCCCGTTCAGATGCCAGAGGTGTACATCATTGGAGCCCAGCCCCTTTGCAGCCAACTGGCCGGGCTCTCCCAAGGACAAAAGAAACTCTGCCACTTGTACCAGGACCACATGCAGTACATCGGAGAGGGCGCCAAGACGGGGATCAAGGAATGCCAGTATCAGTTCCGCCACAGAAGatggaattgtagcactgtggaTAACAACTCTGTTTTTGGCAGAGTCATGCAGATAG GCAGCCGAGAGACAGCCTTCACGTACGCAGTCAGTGCTGCCGGTGTGGTCAATGCCATGAGCCGGGCCTGCCGGGAGGGGGAGCTCTCTTCCTGTGGCTGCAGCCGGGCTGCCAGGCCGAAAGATTTACCTCGGGACTGGCTGTGGGGTGGCTGTGGGGACAACATTGACTATGGCTACCGCTTTGCCAAAGAGTTTGTGGATGCCCGCGAGCGAGAGAGGATCTACCAGAGAGGAACGTACGAAAGCGCCAGGATCTTGATGAACCTGCATAACAACGAAGCGGGGAGGAGa ACAGTGTACAGCTTGGCGGACGTGGCCTGCAAGTGCCACGGGGTGTCTGGATCGTGCAGCTTGAAGACCTGCTGGCTGCAGCTGGCCGACTTCCGCAAGGTTGGCGACGCCTTGAAGGAGAAATACGACAGCGcggcagccatgaagctcaaccTCCGGGGCAAGCTGGTGCAAGTGAACAGCCGCTTTAACCCGCCCACCATCCACGACCTGGTGTACATAGACCCCAGCCCTGATTACTGTGTGCGCAACGAGAGCACCGGCTCCTTGGGCACCCAGGGGCGCCTCTGCAACAAGACTTCGGAAGGCATGGACGGCTGCGAACTCATGTGCTGCGGCCGGGGCTATGACCAGTTCAAGACGGTGCAG